One Candidatus Thorarchaeota archaeon DNA segment encodes these proteins:
- a CDS encoding lysine exporter LysO family protein produces the protein MNILLVLACLILGFGLGYSGKLPQVIYNATNRITTGGLVLLLAAMGTQVGANDTVMSSLGTIGISALVIAIFTIALSLVFVKAFASVVSFEMSESTDRLEEAGDDRSTTLLVLVSVVVGILVGFFLVPDYLLGYVSLVTTYALAFLLFGFGMDIGRKKDVLQNTQSRVLLLIIPGLVAIGSIAGGILAGFFLGMPINESAAVGAGCGWYSLSGIIISEMYSVELGLLAFLSNLLRELIAILICPAVVSHLGKVASIAPGGATTMDIGLPIIKETAGDELVIPAFVSGVVLTGLVPILVPLLIGF, from the coding sequence ATGAATATCCTACTTGTACTGGCCTGTCTCATTCTTGGTTTTGGGCTTGGCTACTCTGGTAAGCTGCCGCAAGTAATCTACAATGCCACTAACAGAATAACGACAGGAGGGCTCGTTCTTCTTCTTGCAGCGATGGGTACTCAAGTAGGAGCAAACGATACTGTAATGAGTAGTCTAGGAACGATTGGAATCTCCGCATTAGTTATTGCAATATTCACCATCGCGCTAAGTCTAGTATTTGTCAAAGCTTTCGCCTCCGTGGTTTCTTTCGAAATGTCAGAAAGCACTGACAGGTTGGAGGAGGCTGGAGATGATCGTTCAACAACCTTGCTTGTTTTGGTTTCAGTGGTCGTTGGGATTCTTGTAGGTTTCTTTCTAGTTCCTGATTATCTTCTCGGCTATGTAAGCCTAGTAACAACGTATGCACTAGCTTTCCTGCTTTTCGGATTTGGTATGGATATTGGAAGAAAGAAAGACGTTTTGCAGAACACCCAATCCCGTGTCCTATTGTTGATAATACCCGGACTTGTTGCTATTGGGAGCATAGCTGGCGGTATCCTGGCTGGATTCTTTCTTGGTATGCCAATCAACGAATCTGCTGCTGTTGGAGCAGGTTGCGGCTGGTACAGTCTCTCGGGAATTATCATCTCCGAAATGTACAGTGTTGAACTGGGTCTGCTCGCGTTTCTATCCAACCTATTGAGAGAGCTTATTGCAATCCTGATTTGCCCGGCTGTTGTAAGCCACTTAGGAAAAGTAGCAAGTATAGCTCCTGGAGGGGCAACAACCATGGATATCGGCCTACCAATCATCAAAGAGACTGCTGGAGATGAACTCGTCATCCCAGCTTTTGTCAGCGGTGTTGTCCTAACAGGTCTTGTTCCAATACTTGTTCCTCTTTTGATAGGTTTCTGA